In Xanthomonas sp. SI, the following are encoded in one genomic region:
- a CDS encoding DUF4259 domain-containing protein yields the protein MGAWSHESFGNDTACDWSGPLADAVDLAYVDETLQRVLDAGDDEDLDMAASCEAIAAAEVVARLQGHFGVCDAYSRTVDDWVKKTRLVPSAALASKARAALDRIVSVPSELRELWEESEDAEAWLFAVSALRDRIFTRDCP from the coding sequence ATGGGTGCCTGGTCGCATGAATCCTTTGGCAACGACACGGCCTGCGACTGGTCCGGCCCGCTGGCCGACGCCGTCGACCTGGCCTACGTCGACGAGACGCTGCAACGGGTGCTCGACGCGGGCGACGACGAAGACCTCGACATGGCAGCGTCTTGCGAAGCGATCGCGGCGGCGGAGGTGGTGGCGCGGTTACAAGGCCACTTCGGCGTTTGCGATGCGTATTCCCGCACCGTGGACGACTGGGTGAAGAAGACGCGCCTGGTCCCCAGCGCTGCGTTGGCCAGCAAAGCCCGAGCTGCCCTCGACCGCATTGTCTCGGTGCCCTCCGAACTGCGTGAACTGTGGGAGGAAAGCGAAGACGCAGAGGCTTGGCTGTTTGCCGTTTCGGCGCTGCGAGATCGCATTTTCACGCGCGATTGTCCCTGA